The Streptomyces sp. 11x1 genomic sequence CAAGCTGGTGCGCGGCCTCGACTACTACACCCGGACCACCTTCGAGTTCGTCCACGACGGTCTGGGCTCGCAGTCCGCGGTGGGCGGCGGCGGCCGCTACGACGGCCTCTCCGAGATGATCGGCGGCCCCGCGCTGCCCTCGGTCGGCTGGGCGCTCGGCGTCGACCGGACCGTCCTCGCCCTGGAGGCGGAGGGCGTCGAGCTCGAACTCCCCGCCGCCACCAGCGTGTTCGCCGTCCCGCTCGGCGACGCGGCCCGCCGGCTGCTGTTCAGCAAGGTCACCGAATTGCGCAAGGTGGGCATCGCGGCCGACTTCGCCTACGGCGGCAAGGGCCTGAAGGGCGCGATGAAGAACGCCAACCGCAGCGGCGCGCGCTACACGGTCGTGGCCGGCGAACGCGACCTCGCCGAGGGCGTCGTCCAGCTCAAGGACATGGAGTCCGGGGAGCAGGTCTCCGTCGGCGTGAACGAGATCGTGGCCGAGCTGGAGGCCCGACTGGGCTGAGTTCGAACCGTTGTCGCCCTCGTCGCCCTTTACGGGGGCGGGGGCGACTTTTACGTCCAGCGAACGCTGCGCGCGCGAGGGTGTACGGCACAATGACCGTGCCCCAGCGGCCCCTTCGACGCTATGGAATCGACGGAATCGACGTGATGAGCAGGACGACAGTCAGGGACGTCTCGACCACCGACCGGGAACGCACCGAGGCCCCGCGCACGGTGGGTGGAAGCCGGGCCTTCGCGGTCCTGCTGCTGATCACCGGCGCGGCCGGGCTGCTCGCCTCCTGGGTCATCACGCTCGACAAGTTCAAGCTGCTGGAGGACCCGAACTTCACCCCCGGGTGCAGCCTCAACCCGGTCGTCTCCTGCGGCAACATCATGAAGAGCGACCAGGCGTCCGTCTTCGGGTTCCCCAACCCGATGCTCGGGCTCGTCGCCTACGGCATGGTCATCTGCGTCGGCGTGAGCCTGCTCGCCCGTGCCACCTACCCACGCTGGTACTGGCTGACCTTCAACGCGGGCACCGCCTTCGGCGTCGGCTTCGTGACCTGGCTGCAGTACCAGTCGCTGTACAACATCAACTCGCTCTGCCTGTGGTGCTGCCTCGCCTGGGTCGCCACCATCCTGATGTTCTGGTACGTCACGTCCTCCAACATCCGCAACGGGTTCCTGCCCGCCCCCGGCTGGCTGAAGGGCTTCTTCGCCGAGTTCACCTGGGTCCTGCCCGTGATGCACATCGGCATCATCGGCATGCTGATCCTGACCCGCTGGTGGGACTTCTGGACCAGCTGACGGCGGCTCCTCCCGGGGGCGGCCGCCGGGTCCGACGCCGGGCCGGCCGGACTGTCGGTGGCGTGACATAGGGTTTTCCGTGTGGAGCCCGATCTGTTCACCGCCGCCGCAGAAGAACGCCAGGAGAAGGACCCGGCCGCCAGCCCCCTGGCCGTACGGATGCGCCCGCGCACCCTGGACGAGGTCGTGGGCCAGCAGCACCTGCTGAAGCCCGGCTCGCCGCTGCGCAGACTGGTCGGCGAGTCCGGCGGCGGCCCCGCCGGCCCCTCCTCGGTGATCCTCTGGGGCCCGCCCGGCACCGGCAAGACGACCCTGGCGTACGTCGTCTCCAAGGCCACCAACAAGCGGTTCGTGGAGCTCTCCGCGATCACCGCCGGAGTCAAGGAGGTCCGCGCGGTGATCGAGGGCGCCCGTCGCGCCACCGGCGGCTTCGGCAAGGAGACCGTCCTCTTCCTCGACGAGATCCACCGCTTCAGCAAGGCCCAGCAGGATTCCCTCCTCCCGGCCGTCGAGAACCGCTGGGTCACCCTGATCGCGGCGACCACGGAGAACCCGTACTTCTCGGTGATCTCCCCGCTGCTGTCCCGCTCCCTGCTCCTCACCCTCGAACCGCTCACCGACGACGACCTGCGCGGCCTGCTCCAGCGCGCCCTCACCGACGAGCGCGGCCTGAAAGGCGCCGTCACCCTCCCCGAGGACACCGAGGCGCACCTCCTGCGGATCGCCGGCGGCGACGCCCGCCGTGCCCTGACCGCCCTGGAGGCCGCGGCCGGCGCGGCTCTCGACAAGGGGGAGGGGGAGATCGGTCTCCAGACGCTGGAGGAGACCGTCGACCGCGCCGCCGTGAAGTACGACCGCGACGGCGACCAGCACTACGACGTGGCCAGCGCCCTGATCAAGTCCATCCGCGGTTCCGACGTGGACGCCGCGCTGCACTACCTGGCGCGGATGATCGAGGCCGGTGAGGACCCCCGGTTCATCGCCCGACGCCTGATGATCTCCGCCAGCGAGGACATCGGCCTGGCCGATCCGAACGCGTTGCCCATAGCCGTCGCCGCCGCCCAGGCCGTCGCCATGATCGGCTTCCCCGAGGCGGCGCTCACCCTCAGCCACGCCACCATCGCCCTCGCCCTGGCCCCGAAGTCGAACGCGGCGACGACCGCCATCGGCGCGGCCATGGAGGACGTGAGGAAGGGCCTGGCCGGTCCCGTGCCCCCGCATCTGCGGGACGGGCACTACAAGGGCGCGGCCAAGCTCGGCCACGCCCAGGGGTATGTGTACCCGCACGACCTGCCCGAGGGCATCGCCGCCCAGCAGTACGCACCGGACGCCATCAAGGAGCGGGAGTACTACACCCCGACCCGGCACGGCGCCGAGGCCCGGTACGCCGACGCGGTGGAGTGGACCAGGAAGAACCTCGGTCGGAAGCAGTCCTGAACCCCTGTAGACTCCTCCACAGTGCTGCGTCCCGTGTCCGGCTCCGGTCGGCGCCTCAGGCGGGACATCCAGCCGGATCTTCGGATCCAGGAGCGTCGCGCACCGTCGTAGGTGTCGCGGGCAGCCCACCACCACTCGGATTCCCGGGACCGGTCGGTGGGCCGTTCGTGTGCTGCACGTATGTGCCCAGACCAGGGGAGCGGCTACCCGACATGTCCCTCGCGGACCTGACGGGATTCCCCGGCTGCGGATGCGACCTCCCGTAACCCTGAGGCAGCCGAATTGAAGGAAAAGGAAAAGAAGTGGCGAACCAGTCCCGCCCCAAGGTCAAGAAGTCGCGTGCCCTCGGCATCGCGCTGACCCCGAAGGCCGTCAAGTACTTCGAGGCCCGCCCCTACCCGCCGGGTGAGCACGGCCGTGGCCGCAAGCAGAACTCGGACTACAAGGTCCGTCTGCTCGAGAAGCAGCGTCTGCGCGCGCAGTACGACGTGTCCGAGCGCCAGCTCGTCCGCGCCTACGAGCGTGCCTCCAAGGTCCAGGGCAAGACCGGTGAGGCCCTGATCATCGAGCTCGAGCGCCGTCTCGACGCGCTGGTCCTGCGTTCGGGCATCGCCCGCACGATCTACCAGGCCCGCCAGATGGTCGTCCACGGCCACATCGAGGTCAACGGTCACAAGGTCGACAAGCCGTCCTTCCGCGTCAAGCCGGACGACGTCGTCATGGTCCGTGAGCGCAGCCGTCAGAAGCCGCTGTTCGAGGTCGCCCGCGAGGGTGGCTTCGCCGCCGACGGCGAGACCCCGCGCTACCTCCAGGTGAACCTGAAGGCCCTGGCCTTCCGCCTGGACCGCGACCCGAACCGCAAGGAGATCCCGGTCATCTGCGACGAGCAGCTCGTCGTCGAGTACTACGCCCGTTGATCCTCTTTCGACGGACGTAGTACATACGCACCGAGCGTCAGCCCGTCGTCCCCCCGCCCTCTTGGCGGGCGGGACGGCGGGCTCTCGCCTTGCTACGGCGAGATCGCGGCGAGCCGGCTGCGGTCTCCGCGCTGAGTACTAATGCGGTACTGAGCGATCGCCGCGGCGCGATAGGCTCGGGACACGACTTTCGACGTTCAGGCATGTTCCAGGGAGCGGGTGCAGACAGTGTCCGGTGGAGAGGTGGCCGGGATCCTGGTGGCCGTCTTCTGGGCGATCCTGGTCTCCTTCCTCGCCGTCGCGCTGGCGAGGCTGGCCCAGACGCTCAGAGCGACCACCAAGCTCGTCGCGGACGTGACCGACCAGGCCGTCCCCCTCCTCGCCGACGCGTCCACCGCGGTCCGCTCCGCGCAGACCCAGATCGAGCGGGTCGACGCCATCGCGTCCGACGTCCAGGAGGTCACGTCGAACGCCTCGGCGCTCTCCACGACCGTCGCGTCCACCTTCGGCGGCCCCCTCGTGAAGGTCGCCGCCTTCGGCTACGGCGTACGCCGGGCCATGGGCGGCCGCCGGGAGGGCGAGCCCGCCGAGGAGCGGCGTCGTACCGTGATCGTGGGACGCACCGTTCCGGGCACGCGCCGGAGCAGGCGTGACACCCGTGGAAAGAAGGACTGACCGAGCGATGTTCCGCCGTACGTTCTGGTTCACCACAGGGGTCGCCGCCGGAGTGTGGGCCACCACCAAGGTCAACCGCAAGCTGAAGCAGCTCACCCCCGAGCACCTCGCCACCCAGGCCGCGCACAAGGCGGTCGAGGCGGGCCACAGGCTCAAGGACCGGGCCGTCCACTTCGCGCTCGACGTCCGCGACAACATGGCCCAGCGGGAGGCCGAGTTGGGCGAGGCACTCGGTATCGAGGCCAACCCCGACACGTACCCGGAGCTTCCGGCCCCGCGGCGCGTCGTCGCCATCGAGAACAGCAACACCCCGAAGTACAGCAGGAATCCGCGGTACGCCGACAACTCGTCGTACCCGTACAACCGGAATGAGGACCACTGATGGAGTCGGCCGAGATTCGTCGCCGCTGGTTGAGCTTCTTCGAGGAGCGCGGTCACACCGTTGTCCCTTCGGCGTCGCTCATCGCGGACGACCCGACTCTGCTCCTGGTCAACGCGGGCATGGTCCCCTTCAAGCCGTACTTCCTGGGTGAGGTCAAGCCCTCCTTCGCCCGCGCCACCAGCGTGCAGAAGTGCGTCCGCACGCCTGACATCGAAGAGGTCGGCAAGACCACCCGGCACGGCACGTTCTTCCAGATGTGCGGCAACTTCTCCTTCGGCGACTACTTCAAGGAAGGCGCCATCAAGCACGCCTGGGAGCTGCTCACCAGCCCCCAGGACAAGGGTGGTTACGGCCTGGAGCCGGAGAAGCTCTGGATCACCGTCTACAAGGACGACGACGAGGCCGAGCGCATCTGGCACGAGCAGATCGGCGTGCCCAAGGAGCGCATCCAGCGCCTCGGCATGAAGGACAACTACTGGTCCATGGGCGTCCCCGGCCCGTGCGGCCCGTGCTCCGAGATCAACTACGACCGCGGCCCCGAGTTCGGCGTCGAGGGCGGCCCCGCCGTCAACGACGAGCGGTACGTGGAGATCTGGAACCTGGTCTTCATGCAGTACGAGCGCGGCGAGGGCACCTCCAAGGAGGACTTCGAGATCCTCGGCGAGCTGCCCAGCAAGAACATCGACACCGGCCTCGGCCTGGAGCGCCTCGCCATGATTCTGCAGGGCGTGCAGAACATGTACGAGATCGACACCTCCATGGTCGTCATCAACAAGGCCACCGAGCTGACCGGCGTCCGCTACGGCGACGCCCGCGAGTCCGACGTCTCCCTGCGCGTGGTCACCGACCACATCCGCACCGCTGTGATGCTCATCGGCGACGGCGTCACCCCCGGCAACGAGGGCCGTGGTTACGTCCTGCGCCGCATCATGCGCCGCGCCATCCGCAACATGCGCCTCCTCGGTGCCACCGGCCCGGTCGTCAAGGACCTCATCGACGTCGTCATCGGCATGATGGGTCAGCAGTACCCCGAGCTGATCACCGACCGCGAGCGCATCGAGAAGGTGGCCCTCGCCGAGGAGAACGCCTTCCTCAAGACGCTGAAGGCCGGCACCAACATCCTCGACACCGCCGTGACCGAGACCAAGGCCTCCGGTGGCCAGGTCCTGGCCGGCGACAAGGCCTTCCTGCTCCACGACACCTGGGGCTTCCCGATCGACCTCACCCTGGAGATGGCCGCCGAACAGGGCCTCTCCGTGGACGAGGACGGCTTCCGCCGTCTGATGAAGGAGCAGCGGGACCGCGCCAAGGCCGACGCCCGCGCCAAGAAGACCGGCCACGCCGACCTCGGCGCCTACCGCGAGATCGCCGACGCCGCCGGCGAGACCGAGTTCATCGGCTACTCGGACACCGAGGGCGAGTCCACGGTCGTCGGCATCCTTGTCGACGGCCTCTCCTCGCCTGCCGCCACCGAGGGCGACGAGGTCGAGATCGTCCTCGACCGCACCCCGTTCTACGCCGAGGGTGGCGGCCAGATCGGCGACACCGGCCGGATCAAGGTCGACTCCGGTGCCGTCATCGAGATCCGCGACTGCCAGAAGCCGGTCCCGGGCGTGTACGTCCACAAGGGCGTCGTCCAGGTCGGCGAAGTGACCGTCGGCGCCAAGGCCCAGGCCTCCATCGACGGCCGTCGCCGCACCGCCATCGCCCGCGCCCACTCGGCCACCCACCTCACCCACCAGGCCCTGCGTGACGCCCTCGGTCCGACGGCCGCCCAGGCCGGTTCCGAGAACCAGCCGGGTCGCTTCCGCTTCGACTTCGGATCCCCGTCCGCCGTTCCGACGGCCGTGATGACCGACGTCGAGCAGAAGATCAACGAGGTGCTCTCCCGCGACCTGGACGTCCACGCGGAGATCCTGAGCCTCGACGAGGCCAAGAAGCAGGGCGCCATCGCCGAGTTCGGCGAGAAGTACGGCGAGCGCGTCCGTGTCGTCACCATCGGCGACTTCTCCAAGGAGCTGTGCGGCGGCACGCACGTCCACAACACCTCGCAGCTCGGCCTGGTCAAGCTGCTGGGGGAGTCCTCGATCGGCTCCGGTGTGCGCCGTATCGAGGCCCTGGTCGGCGTCGACGCCTACAACTTCCTCGCCCGTGAGCACACGGTCGTCGCCCAGCTCCAGGAGCTGATCAAGGGCCGTCCCGAGGAGCTTCCGGAGAAGGTCTCCGCCATGCTCGGCAAGCTCAAGGACGCCGAGAAGGAGATCGAGAAGTTCCGCGCCGAGAAGGTGCTGCAGGCCGCCGCCGGTCTCGCCGAGTCCGCCAAGGACGTCGCCGGCGTCGCTCTCGTGACCGGGCAGGTCCCGGACGGCACCACCGCCGACGACCTCCGCAAGCTCGTCCTCGACGTACGCGGACGCATCCAGGGCGGCCGGGCCGTCGTGGTCGCCCTGTTCACCGTCGTGAACGGTAAGCCGCTGACGGTCATCGCCACCAACGAGGCCGCCCGCGAGCGTGGCCTCAAGGCCGGTGACCTGGTCCGTACGGCCGCCAAGACGCTCGGCGGCGGCGGTGGCGGCAAGCCGGACGTCGCCCAGGGCGGTGGCCAGAACCCGGCCGCCGTCGGCGAGGCCGTGGACGCGGTCGAGCGCCTGGTCGCCGAGACGGCCAAGTGACCACCACGGATCCCACGAGCGAAGGCGACGGTCCGGCCATGCGCCGTGGCCGTCGCCTCGCGATCGACGTCGGGGACGCCCGTATCGGGGTCGCCTCCTGCGACCCCGACGGGATCCTCGCCACCCCCGTCGAGACGGTTCCCGGACGCGATGTCCCCGCAGCTCAGCGTCGACTGAGACAACTGGTCGACGAATACGTACCCATCGAGGTAATCGTCGGCCTGCCACGCTCTCTCAAAGGGGGAGAAGGCCCGGCCGCAGTCAAGGTGCGGGGTTTCGCCCAGGAGTTGGCCCGCATGATCGCGCCGGTTCCGGTCAGACTCATCGACGAGAGGATGACCACAGTGACGGCCGGTCAAGGACTTCGTGCCTCGGGTGTGAAATCCAAGAAGGGCAGGTCGGTCATCGACCAGGCAGCAGCCGTGATCATTCTGCAACAAGCGCTGGAATCCGAACGGGCGTCAGGCAAAGCACCGGGCGAGGGCGTCGAAGTGGTCATCTGATCGCGATACGGTAACGTTCCGCGCGATGTGGGGGCCTTCGAACAGCCACCGCACAAAAAGAGGCGGGGACGACAGCCGAGCCACAGGCCCCGCGTGACCGCCGCCTCGCGGCTCTAGGGGATCGATGACTGAGTATGGCCGGGGCCAAGGCTCCGAACCGTGGCATCCGGACGACCCGTTGTACGGGGACGGCGGATGGGACGGACAGCAGGCCCAGGGAGGCCAGCAGTCCGCCTACGGCGGCCAGCCGCAGCAGCACTACCCGGAGCAGCAGCAGTACCAGCAGCACTACGGCAACGGCAACGGCCACGGCGGCTGGGACAACGGCCACCAGGACGCCTACGCCCAGCAGCAGTACCAGCAGGAGTACGGCGACCCGGGGCAGCAGTACCCCGGCCAGCAGCAGCCACAGCACCACCAGCAGTACACCGGCCATGGTGAGCAGCAGTACGGCCAGGGCAACGGGGGCTGGAACGACGGAACCGCCCAGCACCCGCAGGGCACTTACGCCGCCGACCCGAACGACCCCTACGGGGGGCAGCAGCAGGCGATGGCCTACGGCGGCGGCCAGCAGGACTTCTACGGGACGCCGGACGCGTATCCGCCGCCGGAGCCGCCTGCTCGCCGGGGCGCGGAGACCCGGCCCGCGCCGGCTCCGGAGCCCGAGGCGGAGACGCAATCGGCCGCGGACCGTACGGACTGGGACCCCGGACCGGACCAGGGCGAGCACGCGTTCTTCGCGGGTGGCGGCGGTGACGACGAGGACGACGAGGCCGAGGAACGCGCCGGCCGCGGTGACCGGAAGGGCCGCGGCGGAAAGTCCAAGAAACCGGGCAAGAGCGGCAAGAAGCGTCGCAGTGGATGCGCCTGCCTGGTGGTCGTCATGGTCTTCGGTGGCGGATTCGCCGGTGTGAGCTACTTCGGCTACCAGTTCTTCCAGAGCCGCTTCGGCGAGGCCCCTGATTACTCGGGTAACGGCACCAACGAGACGGTCACGATCACGGTCGCCAAGGGTGAGTTCGGGTCGGCGATCGGGCAGAAGCTGAAGGCGGCCGGGGTCGTCAAGAGTGTGGATGCCTTCACGGCCGCGCTGGCGCAGAATCCCGACAGGCCCAATATTCAGGCGGGCGTTTATCTCCTCAAGAAGGAGATGTCCGCTGAAAGCGCTATCACCCTCATGCTCGACCCGAAGAGCCAGAACAACTTCACTGTGCGCGAAGGCGAGCGGAACAGCGCAATCTATGTCTTGATCGACAAGGAACTCGGCCTCAAGAAGGGCACCACCGAGGACGTCGCCGGGAAGAAATGGGAATCCCTCGGCCTCCCCAAGTGGGCCAACGACAACGACGACATCAAGGACCCGCTGGAAGGATTCCTCTACCCTTCCACGTATCCGGTCTCCAAGGACATGAAGCCCGAGCAGGTCCTCAAGGAATTGATCGCCCTGGCGAAGGCGAAATACGAGCAGTTCGATCTGGCCGGCAAAGCCAAGGGGCTGAAGCTCGAGAATCCGCTTCAGGTCCTCACTGTCGCGAGCCTCGTACAGGCCGAGGGGAACAACAAGAAGGACTACAAGAAGATCGCGCGGGTCGTCTACAACCGCCTTGAGCCCAACAACGCGGAGACGGCCGGTCTGCTCGACTTCGACTCGACGGTCAATTACCTGCGCGGTGAATCCAAGTTGGCGACCGGCTCGGTCGACTCGCTGCGACAGATCGACGACCCGTACAACACGTACAAGGTGTATGGATTGCCGCCCGGGCCGATCGGGAACCCCGGTGACGAGGCGATCGAGGGGGCCCTCAAGCCTGCCAAGGGCGACTGGTACTACTTCGTGTCGATCAACGAGGACGAGACGCTCTTCGCCGTGACCAACGAAGAGCACAACAAGAACCGCCGGAAGTACCAGGAAGCGCAGAACGCACAATGAGCCGCACCGCCAGCAAGAACCGTGCCGCCGTGCTCGGTTCGCCGATCGCCCACTCGCTCTCGCCGGTGCTGCACCGGGCCGCCTACGCCGAACTCGGGCTCACCGGCTGGTCGTACGACCGCTTCGAGGTCGACGAGAAGGCGCTGCCCGGGTTCGTCGAGCAGCTCGGGCCGGAGTGGGCGGGCCTGTCGCTGACGATGCCGCTCAAGCGGGCGGTCATTCCGCTGCTGGACGAGATCACCGAGACGGCCACGTCCGTCGAAGCCGTCAACACGCTGGTGTTCACCGAGGACGGACGGCGCGTCGGCGACAACACCGACATCCCCGGCATGGTCGCCGCCCTGCGGGAGCGCGGCATCGAGCAGGTGGAGTCGGCGGCCGTCCTCGGCGCGGGCGCCACCGCCTCCTCCGCGCTGGCCGCGCTCGCCCGGATCTGCACGGGTGAGGTCGTGGCGTACGTCCGGAGCGAGGCGCGGGCCGCCGAGATGCGGCAGTGGGGCGAGCGGCTGGACGTCGAGGTGCGCACGGCGGACTGGGCGGAGGCCGAGCGGGCGCTGAGCGCTCCGCTGGTCATCGCCACGACTCCGGCCGGGGCGACGGATGCGCTCTCCGGGGCGGTGCCGGAGCGGCCGACGACGCTGTTCGACGTGCTGTACCACCCGTGGCCGACGGAGCTCGCCGCGCGCTGGTCGGCCTACGGCGGTGCCGTCGTCAGCGGGCTGGATCTCCTCGTCCACCAGGCGGTTCTGCAGGTCGAGCAGATGACGGGGTGCAAGACGGCGCCGTTGGCGGCGATGCGGGCCGCGGGGGAGCGGGCGCTGGCCGAGCGGGGCTGAGCCTCCCTCGTGCGCTGACCCGTCACCCTTGCACCTGGGGCCCTGCTGCTCGGCGGGCTCACTGGCAGGATCTCCACCACCGTGCGGGCCGGGCCACATGTGAGGCGATCAAGAGCGCGGTGGCGAAGACGGGACGACCTGGCGCGGTCCCCGCCGCTCGGCGCCCGTCGCCCCCGTCCGTCTGCTGGACCCGTGACCGGCTCGCGCCCCGGACGTGGGAGGATCGGAGGTGGCGGGCCGGGGCCGCGCACCCGGTAGCCGTCGCCGTACGCGAGGACGCGCGTACACGCAGGCAGGACGCAGTACCGGGCGCGAGCACTGAGGAGCACCGTTGAGCAGGTTGCGCTGGCTGACCGCGGGGGAGTCCCACGGTCCCGCACTTGTCGCGACGCTGGAGGGCCTTCCCGCCGGCGTGCCGATCACCACGGAGATGGTGGCGGACCACCTGGCCCGTCGGCGCCTGGGCTATGGGCGCGGTGCCCGGATGAAGTTCGAGCGCGACGAGGTCACCTTCCTCGGCGGTGTGCGGCACGGCCTCACCATGGGCTCCCCGGTGGCGATCATGGTCGGGAACACCGAGTGGCCGAAGTGGGAGCAGGTCATGTCCGCCGACCCGGTCGACCCGGAGATCCTGGCCGGACTCGCCCGCAACGCTCCGCTGACCCGCCCCCGGCCCGGTCACGCGGACCTGGCCGGTATGCAGAAGTACGGCTTCGACGAGGCCCGCCCGGTGCTGGAGCGGGCCTCCGCCCGGGAGACCGCCGCCCGCGTGGCCCTCGGTGCCGTCGCCCGGTCGTACCTGAAGGAGACGGCCGGGATCGAGATCGTCAGCCACGTGGTCGAGCTGGCCGCCGCCAAGGCCCCGCAGGGTGTGTACCCGACCCCGGCGGACGTGGACAGGCTGGACGCGGACCCGGTGCGCTGCCTGGACGCCGACGCGTCGAAGGCGATGGTTGCGGAGATCGACCAGGCCCACAAGGACGGCGACACCCTCGGCGGTGTCGTCGAGATCCTGGCGTACGGCGTGCCCGTGGGCCTCGGCTCGCACGTCCACTGGGACCGCAAGCTGGACGCCCGACTCGCCGGTGCGCTGATGGGCATCCAGGCCATCAAGGGCGTCGAGATCGGCGACGGCTTCGAGCTGGCGCGGGTGCCCGGCTCCAAGGCGCACGACGAGATCGTGAACACCCCCGAGGGCATCCGCCGGGTCTCCGGCCGCTCCGGTGGCACCGAGGGCGGGCTCACCACGGGCGAGCTGCTGCGCGTCCGCGCGGCCATGAAGCCGATCGCGACGGTGCCGCGAGCCCTGCAGACCGTCGACGTGACCACGGGCGAGGCCGCGCAGGCCCACCACCAGCGCTCCGACGTCTCCGCCGTGCCGGCGGCCGGCATCGTCGCCGAGGCGATGGTGGCCCTGGTGCTGGCCGACGCGGTGGCCGAGAAGTTCGGCGGCGACAGCGTCACCGAGACGGCCCGCAACGTCCGCTCCTACCTCGACCACCTCGCGATCCGGTGAGCCCGGTGCCTCTGGTCGTCCTCGTCGGCCCCATGGGTGTGGGCAAGTCCACCGTCGGACAGCAGCTCGCCGAGCGGCTCGGCGTCGCCTACCGCGACACCGACGACGACATCGTGGCCGAACAGGGCCGCGCGATCGCGGAGATCTTCGTCGACGAGGGCGAGCCCGCCTTCCGCGCCATCGAGAAGCGGGCCGTGCACACGGCGCTCGCGGGCCACGACGGTGTCCTCGCCCTCGGCGGCGGCGCGATCCTCGACCCCGACACCCGGGCCCTGCTCGTGGGACAGCGGGTCGTGTACCTCTCGATGGACGTCGAGGAGGCCGTCAAGCGCACCGGCCTCAACGCCGCCCGACCCCTGCTGGCCGTCAACCCCCGCAAGCAGTGGCGGGAGTTGATGGAGGCGCGGCGCAACCTCTACGAGGAGGTCGCCACGGCCGTCGTCGCCACCGACGGCCGCACGCCCGAGGAAGTCACCCGGGCGGTCCTGGACGCACTGGAGTTGAAGGAAGCATGAGCGAGACAGTGACCCGTATCCAGGTCGGCGGTACGGCGGGCACCGAGCCGTACGAGGTCCTGGTGGGGCGTCAACTCCTCGGCGAACTGGGTGGGTTGATCGGCAACCGGGCCAAGCGGGTCGCCGTGATCCACCCCGAGGCGCTGGCGGACACCGGGGAGGCGCTGCGCGCGGATCTGGCGGAGCAGGGCTTCGAGACCGTCGCGATCCAGGTGCCGAACGCGGAGGAGGCCAAGACCGCCGAGGTCGCCGCGTACTGCTGGAAGGCGCTCGGCCAGTCCGGGTTCACCCGCACCGATGTCATCGTCGGAGTCGGCGGCGGCGCCACCACGGACCTGGCCGGCTTCGTGGCGGCCACCTGGCTGCGCGGGGTCCGCTGGATCGCCGTCCCCACCACCGTCCTCGCCATGGTGGACGCCGCCGTCGGCGGCAAGACCGGCATCAACACGGCCGAGGGCAAGAATTTGGTGGGCGCTTTCCACCCGCCGGCCGGGGTGCTGTGCGACCTGGCCGCGCTGGAGTCCCTGCCGGTCAACGACTACGTCTCCGGCCTGGCCGAGATCATCAAGGCCGGTTTCATCGCCGACCCGGTGATCCTGGACCTGATCGAGTCCGACCCGCAGGCCGCCCGCACCCCCGCCGGGCCGCACACCTCCGAGCTGATCGAGCGGTCGATCCGGGTCAAGGCCGAGGTCGTCTCCGGCGACCTCAAGGAGTCCGGGCGCCGCGAGATCCTCAACTACGGGCACACCCTGGCCCACGCGATCGAGAAGAACGAGCGCTACCAGTGGCGGCACGGCGCGGCCGTGTCCGTCGGTATGCACTTCGCGGCCGAACTGGGCCGTCTGGCGGGCCGGTTGGACGACGCCACCGCCGACCGCCACCGCACGGTCCTGGAGTCCGTCGGGCTGCCGCTGACCTACCGCTACGACCAGTGGCCGCGGCTGCTGGAGACGATGAAGGTCGACAAGAAGTCCCGGGGCGACCTGCTGCGCTTCATCGTCCTGGACGGTCTGGCCAAGCCCACCGTCCTGGAAGGACCCGACCCGGCGATCCTGC encodes the following:
- a CDS encoding vitamin K epoxide reductase family protein, with product MSRTTVRDVSTTDRERTEAPRTVGGSRAFAVLLLITGAAGLLASWVITLDKFKLLEDPNFTPGCSLNPVVSCGNIMKSDQASVFGFPNPMLGLVAYGMVICVGVSLLARATYPRWYWLTFNAGTAFGVGFVTWLQYQSLYNINSLCLWCCLAWVATILMFWYVTSSNIRNGFLPAPGWLKGFFAEFTWVLPVMHIGIIGMLILTRWWDFWTS
- a CDS encoding replication-associated recombination protein A, producing MEPDLFTAAAEERQEKDPAASPLAVRMRPRTLDEVVGQQHLLKPGSPLRRLVGESGGGPAGPSSVILWGPPGTGKTTLAYVVSKATNKRFVELSAITAGVKEVRAVIEGARRATGGFGKETVLFLDEIHRFSKAQQDSLLPAVENRWVTLIAATTENPYFSVISPLLSRSLLLTLEPLTDDDLRGLLQRALTDERGLKGAVTLPEDTEAHLLRIAGGDARRALTALEAAAGAALDKGEGEIGLQTLEETVDRAAVKYDRDGDQHYDVASALIKSIRGSDVDAALHYLARMIEAGEDPRFIARRLMISASEDIGLADPNALPIAVAAAQAVAMIGFPEAALTLSHATIALALAPKSNAATTAIGAAMEDVRKGLAGPVPPHLRDGHYKGAAKLGHAQGYVYPHDLPEGIAAQQYAPDAIKEREYYTPTRHGAEARYADAVEWTRKNLGRKQS
- the rpsD gene encoding 30S ribosomal protein S4 — its product is MANQSRPKVKKSRALGIALTPKAVKYFEARPYPPGEHGRGRKQNSDYKVRLLEKQRLRAQYDVSERQLVRAYERASKVQGKTGEALIIELERRLDALVLRSGIARTIYQARQMVVHGHIEVNGHKVDKPSFRVKPDDVVMVRERSRQKPLFEVAREGGFAADGETPRYLQVNLKALAFRLDRDPNRKEIPVICDEQLVVEYYAR
- a CDS encoding DUF948 domain-containing protein produces the protein MSGGEVAGILVAVFWAILVSFLAVALARLAQTLRATTKLVADVTDQAVPLLADASTAVRSAQTQIERVDAIASDVQEVTSNASALSTTVASTFGGPLVKVAAFGYGVRRAMGGRREGEPAEERRRTVIVGRTVPGTRRSRRDTRGKKD
- the alaS gene encoding alanine--tRNA ligase produces the protein MESAEIRRRWLSFFEERGHTVVPSASLIADDPTLLLVNAGMVPFKPYFLGEVKPSFARATSVQKCVRTPDIEEVGKTTRHGTFFQMCGNFSFGDYFKEGAIKHAWELLTSPQDKGGYGLEPEKLWITVYKDDDEAERIWHEQIGVPKERIQRLGMKDNYWSMGVPGPCGPCSEINYDRGPEFGVEGGPAVNDERYVEIWNLVFMQYERGEGTSKEDFEILGELPSKNIDTGLGLERLAMILQGVQNMYEIDTSMVVINKATELTGVRYGDARESDVSLRVVTDHIRTAVMLIGDGVTPGNEGRGYVLRRIMRRAIRNMRLLGATGPVVKDLIDVVIGMMGQQYPELITDRERIEKVALAEENAFLKTLKAGTNILDTAVTETKASGGQVLAGDKAFLLHDTWGFPIDLTLEMAAEQGLSVDEDGFRRLMKEQRDRAKADARAKKTGHADLGAYREIADAAGETEFIGYSDTEGESTVVGILVDGLSSPAATEGDEVEIVLDRTPFYAEGGGQIGDTGRIKVDSGAVIEIRDCQKPVPGVYVHKGVVQVGEVTVGAKAQASIDGRRRTAIARAHSATHLTHQALRDALGPTAAQAGSENQPGRFRFDFGSPSAVPTAVMTDVEQKINEVLSRDLDVHAEILSLDEAKKQGAIAEFGEKYGERVRVVTIGDFSKELCGGTHVHNTSQLGLVKLLGESSIGSGVRRIEALVGVDAYNFLAREHTVVAQLQELIKGRPEELPEKVSAMLGKLKDAEKEIEKFRAEKVLQAAAGLAESAKDVAGVALVTGQVPDGTTADDLRKLVLDVRGRIQGGRAVVVALFTVVNGKPLTVIATNEAARERGLKAGDLVRTAAKTLGGGGGGKPDVAQGGGQNPAAVGEAVDAVERLVAETAK
- the ruvX gene encoding Holliday junction resolvase RuvX, with the translated sequence MRRGRRLAIDVGDARIGVASCDPDGILATPVETVPGRDVPAAQRRLRQLVDEYVPIEVIVGLPRSLKGGEGPAAVKVRGFAQELARMIAPVPVRLIDERMTTVTAGQGLRASGVKSKKGRSVIDQAAAVIILQQALESERASGKAPGEGVEVVI